In Prionailurus viverrinus isolate Anna chromosome D1, UM_Priviv_1.0, whole genome shotgun sequence, the DNA window GGAATTGGCACACTCCTAGGCCCAGTCAAAAGTGCATTAGAAAGTGTGGCTCAGTGTTGGGCAGAAGCAAGATTTAGACAATGAGAAGAGGGCCTACCAAGTCAAGCCAATCCAGGAAGCCTTTTTGCACAAaccaaactaaacaaataaaaaaaaaatggcttcatgACCACATCTGACAGAGACACTGGCAAGTTTGGGAAGAGAAAAACTGTATAAGGTTAGAGCAGAGGGGACTTTAGAGACCCGCTAGTCAATAGTTTCCCCAAACGAGGCAAACACATTAAGGGATGCGAGAGGATTTTAAGTAGCACACACATCAATGagtgtttaaaaaatagttatgtgctcattttaatttcagctctgccacttactatttGGGTGAACTTGGTCAAGTTATTTAGCTGTAGTGTCTAAGTTTCTCAacatctctgcccctctgttttctcatctatgaaatggggataacgTGATCCAACTCACTGTATTGCTGTGACAGCCTGAGTACACAGAGGCAGATACACTATGTGCCATTTAAGAATCGGCGGTGgttacaaaattagaaaaaaatcagtaactctCAACGCAGGATTTCTTGGCTCCTATCGCTTAGGACAAATTTCCTGTTAAGCTAAATTTCTTCAGGTGAAAGAGTGAGATGTAAAGAACAAACATATGCCAACAGGTTTGGGTAGTTcacagaagcagcagaaagtgggAAGAGGGTACATTTATGACTAACACTGGGGGATCCTTGTTATTCAGTCCACTCCCTCCCCTTGTTCCACAGATGGAGACATTAGGTCTAGGAAAAGGAAAGGGCTTTACCTAGAATTATGGAGCGAAttggtggcagggctggggatgGGCCACTGCCTCTTAATTTCCAGGGCACTGTCTTTAGTTACATTTATGAAAACCTGCTCATGGTCAAATGCTCACGTAAAAGCTTTTGTggtttctctcatttaatcctcacaaaaatcccTTGAGATGTGTAACCTTATAGTATACATTTAACATAGGAGAAACCTGATACTCAGAAAAGTTATGGAACTTTCTCAAGGTCATGAACCTGGAAGGTGTCAGAGCAGGCACTCACCTGGGATGGCTGGTTCTTTGAATTGCTGTATGGAATATTTCCTCCTAACTCTGCACCTTTCCCATGACTTGAGTGCAAACCAAGCATGGGTCTGAATTCCAGTTTGGGAATAGTCCAGGGACCGGGTTTAGCCTTTTTTCAGTTGTTCCTTGAACCTCAGGGAGGGGGATGGCTCACCTGCAGCAGCTCCAGGGCTGAGCCCCTGCTCCTCTTCTCCAGCTCCACGACCAGCTCCTGCAGGGCCTGGCTCTTCTGGGCCAGTGTGGCCTCCCTCTCGCCCAGGATTCTCAGCTGCTCCTTCTCCTCCATCTCTAGCTTCTGTAgctgtctctgttcctctgcgGCCAGGAAGTTCTGCTGCTGCACAAACTCTGTGTGAATCCGCAGTTTGTGTGTCTCAACCTGACTCTTTGGTGTAAATGGAAAGAGAGAGGTTTTTATCAAAATCTCCTAAGCTTCAGGAATGAAGGTACTCATATTGGTTTCTGTTCCCCGTAGATTCACCACTCAACCACTCAGACTCTGGGTCTgagagcaaacacacacacacacacacacacacacacagaatttttcTGGGGAGATAAGTGAGTGAGGCTTCTGGGCTCAGAGGGGAATgggattatttggggggggggcacactgTAGCTGTCCTACAGTCTCATATGTATGGTAGCAGACTTTCAAAACCCACTCAGTACCCAAATGTGCCCCCGTGTCTTCATTTCTCAGGGAGTTCCTGAGAGAGTCACATCCATCCCTACCCCCAACAACCTCACAAAGACAGGCTCACAACACTGCTCTGAAGTCCTGAGGAAAGGGGGTCTTTGGGATAATCTCTGCTTGTCCTCTCCTGCTGGTGACTGGAAGGTCACCTGACGACACAGGATGACTCCTTTTGCCACCACAGCCTGACTCATCCTTCTCTGATCCCAAATCTTCCTTTTCTGGGTTCTACAGGCCATGAGTTCCCTCCACTCTTCTAATCCCTGACTATCCTACCTCCAAGTTATGGGTATAGAACAAGCTTTAGGTCTCCATTCTACTTTGGACCAGTGATCTGGATATGGTTAAGCAACCACCTGGTCAGATTGGTTTTTCTACATTTGGTCTTGGTCATTCCCTTAAGTCTGTTCCTCACAGCCCTTGTCATTTACTGACAGGCCTGGCCATCGGGCATCTCTCCTGGGAGACCTCTGTCCCAGACGCTGAGGCAGTGATTCTGCCATTTCCTAAGACTGGGTTCAGGGAGCAGGAGCTTTAGGGTATGGCTTGTTCCTCTCAGCACTTTTTCCtaagactcttgattttcctATCTGATTGGGAGCTCTCTCCTTTTTATTCCTCTCTGTCAGGAGGCCTAGAGGATAGCTGGTTCTTGGAGAGTGAGATATACTATCACTCCTCAGATGGGCATAGCTATGGTTAGAGCTTGAGTCTGTGACCCTAGACTCTGCCCTGGCTTCTGATCTGAGATTCCTTTTAGGACATGATTCTTGCCTTCCAGGCTGCTCTCTTCATTGCAATATCCACTTCCAACTCCTCCGCCAACCGTTGTCCTTTTCTCAGGTTCCCTAATGCCACCTGGAGCTTCTCCTGTAGAGAACGATAGGTTAGTGCCTAATCAGACCAagaagtggggtggggtggggtggcataaggaaggagaaaaccatgctggttctttgaaaagactgaGTGCTGAGAAAGAGGGGAGACTACAGTCTGACTGGGGTGGAAATTCTGTGGATGGGAAGACTTTGGAAAAAGCCTAATGTTTCTTACAACATAGAGCTACACTGTTGGTAGGGGGCATGCTCATTCCTAATTAATCAGGAGACAAGGAAATGTGATTCTTGTAGCATTTCCTCAGTGTATTCCCCGCTCCTGGGAAATGAGAAAGTTGTACCAAATTTGCAGTTCTTGGCTTAAGTTAGACAGGGAAGGTGGGAGGCACCCTTCCTTTCCCCAACCCCTCAACTCCACAGGTGACTCTACCTCCCCGGCTCTGGGGAACAAAGCACCCACCAGGGATGCCTCTCCTTCTACATGATTTCTCCTCTGTGCTGAGGCCTCACCTTGTACTCCTGAGCAGCCTCCTCAATAGGGACCATGTGGTGGTTACGGTGATTCTGGGACTGGGAACACACCCAGCAAAGGATCTTCCCGTCTTCCTCGCAGAACAGGTGCAGTTTCTCTCCATGCACCTCGCACCGCTCCCGCTGCATGCCCTCCTTGGCACTCTGGTCAATTTGTTTAAGGTTGTCCACCATGTTGGCCAGCGGCCAGTTGGGCCTGACGTTCCGGAGCAAGAAGATGTGCTGACACACAGGGCAGACGCCACCCCCATCTTTTCCGACCTGAGAGATGCAGTCGTGGCAGAAGCTGTGGCCACATTCAATGCTCACAGGCTCCACGACAGGATCCAGGCAGATAGGGCAAGTGACCTCCTCCCACATCATCGCCAGGGGCGCTGCTGAGGCCATTGCAGTAACGTTCCTATGAGGCAGCCCTGTGGAGAGCCTGCGGAAGCCTAGtaggaggggagaaaaggaaaagagaagatgagaagggttgggggggggggggaagcaatcCCAAGGAAACCCTGAGGAAGGGTGAGGTGGAGGGTGTGAAAATAAGATGAGAACGTTAACTTGAGCAACAAGAGCTTCTCCTCCCTAGTCTCATCCACTGATCCAGCCAGACAGCGGGGAAACGCAGTCTCCAAAAGAGAGCAAGATTGTTTTGGGGAACTTCAGAGATAGAGCTGTGTGCAACTCCATCTTCATCAGGTCCACCGCTACTTAAACCCTCGGCCCCTGGGCTTTTCCTGTGCGTCTTCTCCCATGTGCCAGTGCACTGCCAAGCAGCTCGTGGTAACAGGTGCGGCCTTTTACCACGCACTCTCCATGCGCTGCAGGAGGTGCTGCGTGCTTTGCGTACGTCTTCGTTAGTCTGCGCGATAATGGCAGGCGTTATGCACAGGTTACAGGACTGCATACATAAGAATATGTTTACAAGTGTGTACATATACGTGTAGTACGTATACATGTATGTgcttgtatgtgtatgtatgtgttcacacccacccacccacgtGGTAGAGCGCTTCCCGGGCTCTCCTCTCAGCTTCCGGAACCTGGTAACTGTCCTCATTGACTCTGGGGCACAGACCCAGACCTATCTaccaccctgcccctctccctcccagagGGGAACTGTGGAGAGGCGGGTCTCCAGGACTGCGGACCGACCCACGCTGGGCTGCCCTAGACCACGCTCCAGGCTAGGGTGCTGCCCTGTTCTCCCTGCCCAGGCGGCAGCAGCAGTAAGGCGGCCCTCggcccttctccctttcctgtaACTTGGAAGTCACGTACACAGGCCAGGCCCCCTCCCAGGCAGGCTGTCAGCCCGGGAGGAACCGCTGGGCTTGGGCTGATCGAGACCAGTTCCTCTGCGGAGAAGGGAGAACAGGGACCCCAGGCTCTAGGGATGAGACCTGGATGGAAGGGGACCCTCAGATCCGGGGCAAGGGGGAGATGTCCCCCAGCCAGGGCTGGGGCGCTTGGGTTTGGGCAAGTCACTCACCTTTTCAGGGGAGTCCGCAGCTGGCGGCAAGTTCCCTATTTCACTTTCGATTTTCCTTCAGAGGCAAGTCTGAAAGGGAGGCGGGCcgaggggcagggagtgggaggAGCTTGGGAGGAGAGGGTGATACGCAGGGCGGAGCTAGGGGGCAGTGGGTGGAGGAGGCTCAGACGCCCCGGGCAGACACTAAGCGAAAGCTCTTCAGTATTTCAGCCTTGCTGAGCGCTCCCTCCCAGGTCCTCAGTATCTAATAGTCCTCAGCACCTACTAGATGGAGGATTCATGCTGCCTTCTTTGACGCTGGTCACCATCACTCCACAGCCCTATGCTGTGCCTACGTGTGGGAGCTGCTCCTAAGGAGGTCTGAATGGCGACAAGAGTGCCTGGAGCTCTTCCTAAAGTGCCATCCTGTGCTTCCTACTTCCAGAAACCAGTCCTTTTCAGGAGAGTGTTGATATTCTTTTAACATCAAGGGGTGAGGGATTTATTCTGCATGACCCAAAGGCAGGTATCACACCAGTGAGTGGTAAGCAAGgaattgacatttattgagcaccaactgtgTACTTGTCACTGAACTAGGGATTTTCACAGGTTATTTCCTAAATTGTAGtaaattgtatttcttaattatagtaaaaattgtaggggcgcctgggtggcgcagtcggttaagcgtccgacttcagccgggtcaccatctcacggtctgtgagttcgagccccgcgtcgggctctgggctgatggctcagagcctggagcctgtttccgattctgtgtctccctctctctctgcccctcgcccgttcatgctctgtctctctctgtcccaaaaataaataaatgttgaaaaaaaattaaaaaaaaattatagtaaaaattgtagtaaaaagttatttcttaaattgCATTTACTTAAATTGTAGTAAAATTGTAGTAAAATTACATAACGAAACTTACCATCGTAATCATTTAAGTATATAGTTCAGtggtggtattaaatacattcacctCATTGTGTGACCATCAGATCAGCATCGTCcatagaatttttttcatctcatCATATTGGAAACTCTGTTAcctattaaacaataacttcccaTTATCTCCTCCTCTGAGCTCCTGAAAGCCACCATTCAATTTtccatctctatgaatttgacttctTTAGGTGCCCCAATAGAAGTagagtcatacagtatttgtccttttgtgactggcttattttacttaacacaaTGTCCTCAGGGTTTATTCATGTTGTGAATAACACAAcgggctttctttccttttacaggCTGAGTATTCCAATGTCTGTATGTGCATTTTGTTTCCCCATtgatctgtcagtggacacttgggtgaCTTCTAGCTTTTGACCATTGTGAATACTGTTGCTATGTTCAGGTTATATTATTTAAGCCACAtaacaatttagtgattcaggaGTTATTAAACTCATGTTACAGGAGAGGACACTGAGGCTGAATGGAGTGAAGTGACAAAGTAGATGTATGAGAATTAAAATGTGCAGGGAAGAACCTCATTTTAGTGACAGCCCAGAGAAGACAGGCTGCCCTGTCAGCTCAAGCAGGGGTTGTAGGGGCAGCTGGTAGGGATGTGGTCATAAGctgtggaggaggaaggagaaaaaagggtGAGGAGGCTAGGATTCTCAATTCCTTccaactcagatttttttttttttttgtccctgtaTAACTTAAGGTTAAAAACATCAGTTGAACTTTGCTTAATGTTTGGTATAGATTAGGAAACCTAAAAACACTTCATGCCTCTTTGTAAATTCCAGTTCTGTTTTTATGAGAATTTGCTTAGTGGAAGGTTATCAAGTGACATCTAATATTCAAATTGTATCACTGTAATGATTTGATTCCAGGGACATAGTTCCagaaagaaaagtggaaacagtaaaagaagaaggagaagaagaaggaggaggagaagaaaaagaaacctatatGTGAATTAGCAGACACTCAGAAAATGAGTACTTCACATCACTGCCCTCACTCATTCCTATAGGCACCAAGCAAGCTGCTGTGGGGTGGGGTAGAAAAGAGCATAGATCTCATGATAGTGCCGACATGGATTCAGTGCTAACCCTGCTATTTACCAGCCATGTGCCATCCCTCTGAgctacaatttatttattaaataaagatattaataTACACACCACAGGGTTGCTTTGTACATGTTCAATAATATACATCAATATACAACAGATCAATATAACATATACATGCTGCAACAGTCCCCAACTTGGTATTGTCTAGAAGATCAAAATTGCCACTCATTCCAAATTCCCCTTACTCACTGCCAGTACATTTAGTACTTCAGTGTTCTTTCCCTGGTGGGTAATCCAAATCATTCCTGAAGGATCAGTATCCTTAATGTTCCTGTCTTTAATGCACTGGTTATTGTTATCAGGCAATCATAAATAGGAATCTTTCCAATGTATATCTTGGGTTTTAGGCAAGGTCCTCCTTGCCGCATTATGTACCAACTTAAATTCTCCTTGGTATTAGAAATAGGTCACTCCAGCCAGTATAGAAAATCCATCCTGTGCCTCTTTAATCAGTGGCTGAAGAAGCCCCATAGAGCCAGGGGATAGTTGCAAATTCCAGTTTATTAGAACCAAGTTTGCTTACTCTGGTAGGTCTTCTCCCCCCTCcggcccccccccctttttttactACACCCTCTAAAACAGGGCTGAGTCCTATGTTGGAAGATGGAAAGACAATGTTCTATACATGAGTTACTTGTTTGATGGTGATAGGGGCCACTTACACCTCCCCCCATGGATTCTTTAAAGTGTGTGTATATAGTGCATATGAAAAAATGCAACCATATATTAGTTGATTTTGATCATGTACCAGAATTTATAGGACAACCTTCCTATCTCATAGGGTGGGGTTTCCAAATTGGTGTCATACCTGAGCCTTCAGCAGGGCATCTCATAGTTTTTTTGGTCAACTTTTTCTGCCTGATGGTGTATATTGTAAGACCGATGCATTCCATAGGGCAAGCCCATTAACAGAATTCTTTGATTACAAAATCAGTTCCTTGGTTGCCAGTGATGCTCTTGGGATATCCTGATGGTGTAAATCTAAAAATGGTGGTGTTGGCAGAAGCAGtgtaggaaagaaaatgaatctgtCTATGGAATATTACCACCTATATTGTAAGGGCGATACAAATTAGTTTAATACAATTAACGTGCCACTAGAAGACTGTCTAGACTCTCCTAGAAATAGTGAAAAATCAGGCTCAGAGTTGTCCTTTAATGTATGTATCCATAGCAGTAGGGATAGAGGCTCTGCCTGAGCATAGGTTTCTCCTAAGTCTTCTTTGTTTACGACTATTAATATGGACACTTGTATAGGAACTCACTGAATAACAATAGGTGCCTGGGGCAGAGACCGATCAATATCCATAGAATGGGTCTTCTTGTTTACCCATGACTAATTAAAATTGATGCATTTAGAGTCTAGGTACTTGGGAAGGGGTATTTAGTGTAGAAATAAGGAGTTTAAACCCTGTTTGATTCCATATACAATATTCTTAACTAATATAATCCTGGTAAGCCTTTTATTTCCAGATCTTAAGGCCAACTCAAACACCATCTTATTTATATAaagacttctttatttttctcttgtctgTCAAGTCCGTTTTAGGTTTTGCACATGCTTTACTCTTTCAAAGGCATGGTCTACTAAAGAATAGGATTGGTACCTGATTAATCTCTAGGTAAAGCACAGTGAATAAAAGGAACTCCAATATTGTGAACCATTTCAAAGACTGTTGGATAATGTAGATTTTGGAATCAACACAACAGGGATCAGTCTCTCATGAGCAAATGGAATTGGTCTCAGGTTTCACCAGTTTACCTCCATTTATCATTTTCCCTCCAATGCCAGATTTGAGAGACAACCTGGCATTagctatatttattattttaaggcaAAGAATGCCTCTCACAATGCAATGCCAGGAAAGCTAAAGAAATGATTTCATCAGAGATGTCAGTATTTCAACACAGTTAAGAATCCATTAAAAATGATCTCTTTACCTTTTAGAGCTTGGAGCATGAGAAGAACCtgaaaaatgtctaaaatttcaatgaatgaaaaaaggGATGTGATAGAAATGGGAAAGTCTTACATTGGGGTGCAGCCCATGGAGGACAGAGTTTGGTTTCCTAATTGGGAGAACCTCCAGGAAAACCTCAGGAACTGCTAATGACCTCAAGCAGACAGAACCCTGAAATGTCCCATTCTTGAATCTGCAGGACATATGGAGACCTGGAGGGGAGTAAAGAGGAGTCAGCACACCCTGCAGGATAGCCTGGCACCTCTACATTGTCCTCCTCTCCAGGGGggtgagaaaggaggaaaggatggCTGAAGTTAAAGAGTTAGAACGTCAGAGCTTTTAACAAAATTACTGACCAATATTTTTCAAGACTCTCAAGGTCATGGAAACCAAGGAAAAGCTGAGAAGTTGTCACAGACCAGGCTGGATTAAGGAGACATGATTAATTACAATGTGGTTCCCTATGCTGGATCCAGGACCAAAGAAGTAGATACTAATGGAAAAACTGTCAAGATCTAAATAAAATCTGGACTTTAGTTAGTAATGATACACTACTactaatttcttagttttgacaaatataccatgttcatgtAATTTGTTAACACTAAGGAAACTAGGGGAGGGAAATATAGAAACTGTAttgtaactcttctttaaatccaaatgtatccccaaataagtttatttaacctccttcccctccccccaaaataacccTCTATGAGTGGTGGGGGAAAAGTGACCTTTGGATGGGCAATGTAGGGGAATTAAGACATCACTGAAGCCTGTTCTCAATTTCCtattggaaaggaaagagagtaTGTATGGAAATTATATGATGTGCCAAGACCTTTTCTGAGTGCCTTCATAGTCTAGCATAATTCTAACAATCCCATGAAATAACCATAATTCCCAGTTTACAAGTGAAGCCTAAAAGGCTCAAGGAGTTAATTTGCTCATTATCACACAGCTGATAAGAGACAGATCCAGAAATAGATCCCAGCTTTTCTACTACATCATGCTTGATGTGTGACCTCTAAGGTTATtaccaggagagagagagagagattgcttcCTCATTATAACTTCATTTTCAACCACCTTCATTCCCTAGGTACACATATGTATAAAGCACTCATGCACATTTCTGGCTACATTGCCTGGTTTCTCTCTGGCAGAATTTGGGAAGAGCTTGGGCTTATTCTGTCTAGAAATGGAAATTCTTCATGGCCTCTGGTGTTCTGAGCAGGACAGTGTGTGTGTCCTCATCTCTACTCTCTTGGTCCCCACCTGTCACCAGGCTATTCATGGGGCTGGCTCTTTGGGAAGGGAAGGTGCTCAGTATGGGGCAACTGAATATTCCTCTGGTGCGCCCCTGTGAAAAATCATCAGGATGTACTACTGTTTGGTGCTTCCTTCCAAGTCCCAGAGCACCCTGGCCCAGCACTCAGGAGGTTCAGGAAGTTCAACTATGAAAATCTCTTGGATTTGCATTTGGATCCCGGAAGACCTGTTATTCCCTTACTTCTACCAGGAGGTTTATAAAACGTTGGTCTTTATTGACAcagcaaaaaatgtttttcacaaaCAGAGAAACGGATGAGAAGAGACACACACTCTGGAGCTATGGTGAGTGCTGGGACTGGAGGGTCAAAGCTGGGGGGGAGTGGAAGGGTGGAGGTGGAGCATGGAGCCTTGTATTTCCAGCCTGCATCAGCATTTCTGCCTCTGGGCCTAACCGAGTAGCTGCTGCTTAGGACAGGCAACCATCCTTTTGGTCCTTACAAAACCTGAGAGGTAAGTGTTACTTCAAGGCCTTTGTCAATCCTTTTTCTTATAACATCATGGGCTTGGGTGGTCATCTGTAAGGAGTTCTGATTACATCAAACAACACCTTCTTTTGAGCTTGACCATTCCTTGCTGATCTGAGCTGAGAAACATGGTTACCTCACGGTGACAGGAAACACTATTCCTTCTCAGTCTTCAACTA includes these proteins:
- the TRIM21 gene encoding E3 ubiquitin-protein ligase TRIM21, giving the protein MASAAPLAMMWEEVTCPICLDPVVEPVSIECGHSFCHDCISQVGKDGGGVCPVCQHIFLLRNVRPNWPLANMVDNLKQIDQSAKEGMQRERCEVHGEKLHLFCEEDGKILCWVCSQSQNHRNHHMVPIEEAAQEYKEKLQVALGNLRKGQRLAEELEVDIAMKRAAWKSQVETHKLRIHTEFVQQQNFLAAEEQRQLQKLEMEEKEQLRILGEREATLAQKSQALQELVVELEKRSRGSALELLQEVKSVLGRSECWNLKNLDITPPDLRSVCLVPGLKRMLRTYGVHITLDPYTANPWLILSEDRRQVRLGGSRQEVPENEGRFDTYPMVLGAQFFDSGKVYWEVDVTGKEAWDLGVCRDSVRRKGHFLLSPQNGFWTIWLWNKQKYEAGTSPQTPLHLRVPPCQVGIFLDYEASTVSFYNITDHGSLIYTFSECAFAGPLRPFFSTGFNDEGSNSAPLVLRPLGVGW